Proteins found in one Quercus robur chromosome 2, dhQueRobu3.1, whole genome shotgun sequence genomic segment:
- the LOC126715771 gene encoding uncharacterized protein LOC126715771 isoform X2 — MCNKGIVYKSQFESESENPITYQQQQPYQSVYLMMDSPTSAMGSSTPCSNDETTRVKFLCSFLGSILPRPQDGKLRYVGGETRIVCVARDISFEELMGKMRELYDGAAVLKYQQPDEDLDALVSVVNDDDVINMMEEYDKLGSGDGFTRLRIFLFSHPEQEVSPHYVDGGDDRETERRYVDALNNMNDGSEFRKQQQPDSPRIGPVEDIHVGEQYFNPVGVEGGLHSQRASELSMLQFNLRHLTIPHMGSAPHQPQRYTEMEAPWSPAYYSPRHPGHHDPRQLAEYPSSPSSARYRMPLSDLTEKGLDRMPEEYSRQQVSHQPTYEHQPQYSENVMWVPSGAISGDKSGFPGNIFHGPNVVEGNSVCENCRMAFQRNQPHLEHGLLQVSNPCAECPPNRETFMLNTDAKSHHGIYPSEQNHDLRSVYNEAQNHERGWILQNNLNARVDEVRVHASGAPRVNDHYIGDGAGMNFPMGHGNLADGHPPPSNYAYHRAGPEMGNDVLHDQAVAAVPHMHIPPHEESGIRYGNLPYAYGVDNLYPVSHGNVPGHALWRTNSQHVAAPYEASSAPQQVNGTANPGFVRPEGSPRFCVCVDNHIPRVESSQKILGFDGSAMPEYSYSHALKLNPNSFSKESLHSSRPQPEMVNFATPLGPVPPSDSSSTLIHDKVVSSVAPGYNPDSRMDTSITKVARLDGKSIIGEEKEANQVEKVENSVLQNISHLEQMKIDNNNCPETSLGSTNSVCLKPAEESGAKLGEKVISAPPEDSKLSAGHLNFLPELIASVKRAALEEAEEVKVKVEECADLKEATGNEIESANAHGDQELDFDNDNVDTSKIEPTKAEAEALDRGLQSIKNDDLEEIRELGSGTYGAVYHGKWKGSDVAVKRIKASCFAGRPSERERLIADFWKEALILSSLHHPNVVSFYGIVRDGPDGSLATVTEFMVNGSLKQFLQKKDRTIDRRKRLIIAMDAAFGMEYLHGKNIVHFDLKCENLLVNMRDPQRPVCKV, encoded by the exons ATGTGTAATAAAGGGATTGTATATAAGAGCCAGTTTGAGTCTGAGTCTGAGAATCCTATAACATATCAGCAACAACAACCTTATCAATCTGTATATTTGATGATGGATAGCCCAACATCAGCCATGGGTTCTTCAACCCCTTGTTCGAATGATGAAACCACGCGAGTTAAATTTTTGTGTAGTTTTTTGGGGAGTATATTGCCCCGTCCCCAAGACGGGAAGCTCCGGTATGTGGGCGGGGAGACCCGAATTGTTTGCGTGGCGAGAGATATTAGTTTTGAGGAGTTGATGGGTAAAATGAGGGAGCTTTATGATGGGGCGGCGGTATTGAAATACCAGCAGCCCGATGAGGATCTTGATGCTCTTGTATCGGTTGTAAATGATGATGATGTGATTAACATGATGGAAGAGTATGATAAGTTGGGTTCGGGTGATGGGTTCACTAGGCTTAGGATTTTTCTGTTTTCACATCCCGAACAAGAGGTTTCGCCCCACTATGTTGATGGTGGGGATGATAGGGAGACTGAGAGGAGGTATGTGGATGCTTTGAATAATATGAATGATGGTTCTGAGTTTAGGAAGCAGCAGCAACCTGATTCCCCTAGGATTGGTCCAGTTGAGGATATACATGTTGGGGAGCAGTACTTTAACCCGGTAGGTGTGGAGGGTGGCCTTCATAGCCAAAGGGCTTCTGAGTTATCAATGCTACAGTTTAACTTGCGTCACCTCACGATTCCTCATATGGGATCTGCACCACACCAGCCTCAGAGGTATACCGAAATGGAAGCTCCATGGAGCCCTGCATACTATTCTCCTAGGCATCCTGGGCACCATGATCCAAGACAATTGGCAGAGTATCCATCTTCCCCTTCTTCTGCACGTTACCGTATGCCATTGTCTGATTTAACAGAAAAAGGCTTAGATAGAATGCCAGAAGAATATTCTCGGCAGCAAGTGAGTCACCAGCCCACGTATGAACACCAGCCACAATATTCTGAAAATGTTATGTGGGTGCCAAGTGGAGCTATATCAGGTGATAAGTCTGGTTTTCCTGGTAACATTTTTCATGGCCCCAATGTCGTTGAAGGGAACAGTGTTTGTGAGAATTGCCGGATGGCTTTCCAAAGAAATCAACCGCATTTGGAGCATGGGCTTCTCCAGGTCTCTAATCCATGTGCTGAGTGTCCCCCAAATAGAGAGACTTTCATGCTGAATACAGATGCCAAGTCGCACCATGGGATTTACCCTAGTGAGCAGAATCATGATCTTCGATCTGTTTATAATGAAGCTCAAAATCATGAGAGAGGATGGATTCTGCAGAACAATTTGAATGCTCGGGTTGATGAAGTCAGAGTACATGCATCTGGAGCTCCAAGAGTGAATGATCACTACATTGGTGATGGAGCAGGCATGAATTTCCCTATGGGTCATGGTAATTTAGCTGATGGACATCCTCCTCCATCAAATTATGCTTATCACCGAGCTGGACCTGAAATGGGGAATGATGTATTGCATGACCAAGCTGTGGCTGCTGTACCCCACATGCACATACCTCCTCATGAAGAAAGTGGGATCCGGTATGGAAATTTGCCTTATGCTTATGGAGTAGATAATCTTTACCCTGTGTCACATGGAAATGTACCTGGACATGCCTTATGGAGAACTAATTCGCAGCATGTTGCTGCCCCTTATGAAGCATCCAGTGCACCTCAGCAAGTGAATGGTACAGCTAATCCAGGATTTGTCAGGCCGGAGGGTAGTCCAAGATTCTGTGTTTGCGTGGACAACCATATTCCTCGGGTAGAGTCCTCACAAAAAATATTGGGTTTTGATGGGTCAGCCATGCCAGAATATTCTTATAGCCATGCTTTAAAATTGAACCCAAACTCATTCAGTAAGGAAAGTCTCCATTCATCTCGACCCCAGCCTGAGATGGTCAACTTTGCCACCCCCTTGGGACCTGTGCCACCATCAGATTCATCTTCAACTTTGATTCATGATAAAGTGGTTTCTTCAGTAGCTCCTGGTTACAATCCTGATTCAAGAATGGATACCAGTATCACTAAAGTGGCAAGGTTGGATGGGAAAAGTATAattggagaagaaaaagaggcaaatcaagtagaaaaagtTGAGAACTCTGTATTGCAGAATATTTCTCATCTAGAGCAAATGAAAATTGATAATAACAACTGTCCGGAGACTTCTCTCGGTTCTACCAATTCAGTCTGCTTGAAGCCTGCAGAAGAGAGTGGTGCGAAACTGGGTGAAAAAGTCATTTCTGCACCTCCTGAAGATTCAAAGCTTTCAGCTGGACATTTGAATTTCTTACCTGAGTTGATTGCTTCTGTGAAGAGGGCAGCATTAGAAGAAGCTGAAGAGGTCAAAGTGAAAGTCGAAGAATGTGCTGACCTTAAAGAAGCAACTGGAAATGAAATAGAATCAGCG AATGCTCATGGGGATCAAGAGTTGGATTTTGATAATGACAATGTGGATACCTCCAAGATCGAGCCAACAAAAGCGGAGGCAGAAGCTCTTGACAGGGGATTACAG TCAATAAAGAATGATGATCTAGAGGAAATCCGGGAATTAGGTTCTGGAACGTATGGGGCTGTTTATCATGGGAAATGGAAGGGTTCTGATGTGGCAGTAAAGAGAATAAAAGCCAGTTGTTTTGCGGGGAGACCTTCTGAAAGGGAACGTTTG ATTGCGGATTTCTGGAAGGAGGCTTTGATATTGAGTTCATTACATCATCCAAATGTTGTTTCTTTCTATGGAATTGTTCGTGATGGTCCTGATGGATCTTTAGCAACTGTGACAGAGTTCATGGTTAATGGATCTTTAAAACAGTTTTTGCAGAAGAAAGACAG GACTATTGATCGTCGTAAGAGACTCATCATAGCTATGGATGCTGCATTTGGGATGGAGTATTTGCATGGAAAGAACATTGTACATTTTGATTTGAAATGCGAAAATTTGTTGGTGAATATGAGAGATCCACAGCGTCCTGTGTGCAAGGTATGA
- the LOC126715771 gene encoding uncharacterized protein LOC126715771 isoform X3, which yields MCNKGIVYKSQFESESENPITYQQQQPYQSVYLMMDSPTSAMGSSTPCSNDETTRVKFLCSFLGSILPRPQDGKLRYVGGETRIVCVARDISFEELMGKMRELYDGAAVLKYQQPDEDLDALVSVVNDDDVINMMEEYDKLGSGDGFTRLRIFLFSHPEQEVSPHYVDGGDDRETERRYVDALNNMNDGSEFRKQQQPDSPRIGPVEDIHVGEQYFNPVGVEGGLHSQRASELSMLQFNLRHLTIPHMGSAPHQPQRYTEMEAPWSPAYYSPRHPGHHDPRQLAEYPSSPSSARYRMPLSDLTEKGLDRMPEEYSRQQVSHQPTYEHQPQYSENVMWVPSGAISGDKSGFPGNIFHGPNVVEGNSVCENCRMAFQRNQPHLEHGLLQVSNPCAECPPNRETFMLNTDAKSHHGIYPSEQNHDLRSVYNEAQNHERGWILQNNLNARVDEVRVHASGAPRVNDHYIGDGAGMNFPMGHGNLADGHPPPSNYAYHRAGPEMGNDVLHDQAVAAVPHMHIPPHEESGIRYGNLPYAYGVDNLYPVSHGNVPGHALWRTNSQHVAAPYEASSAPQQVNGTANPGFVRPEGSPRFCVCVDNHIPRVESSQKILGFDGSAMPEYSYSHALKLNPNSFSKESLHSSRPQPEMVNFATPLGPVPPSDSSSTLIHDKVVSSVAPGYNPDSRMDTSITKVARLDGKSIIGEEKEANQVEKVENSVLQNISHLEQMKIDNNNCPETSLGSTNSVCLKPAEESGAKLGEKVISAPPEDSKLSAGHLNFLPELIASVKRAALEEAEEVKVKVEECADLKEATGNEIESANAHGDQELDFDNDNVDTSKIEPTKAEAEALDRGLQSIKNDDLEEIRELGSGTYGAVYHGKWKGSDVAVKRIKASCFAGRPSERERLICNPVIDCGFLEGGFDIEFITSSKCCFFLWNCS from the exons ATGTGTAATAAAGGGATTGTATATAAGAGCCAGTTTGAGTCTGAGTCTGAGAATCCTATAACATATCAGCAACAACAACCTTATCAATCTGTATATTTGATGATGGATAGCCCAACATCAGCCATGGGTTCTTCAACCCCTTGTTCGAATGATGAAACCACGCGAGTTAAATTTTTGTGTAGTTTTTTGGGGAGTATATTGCCCCGTCCCCAAGACGGGAAGCTCCGGTATGTGGGCGGGGAGACCCGAATTGTTTGCGTGGCGAGAGATATTAGTTTTGAGGAGTTGATGGGTAAAATGAGGGAGCTTTATGATGGGGCGGCGGTATTGAAATACCAGCAGCCCGATGAGGATCTTGATGCTCTTGTATCGGTTGTAAATGATGATGATGTGATTAACATGATGGAAGAGTATGATAAGTTGGGTTCGGGTGATGGGTTCACTAGGCTTAGGATTTTTCTGTTTTCACATCCCGAACAAGAGGTTTCGCCCCACTATGTTGATGGTGGGGATGATAGGGAGACTGAGAGGAGGTATGTGGATGCTTTGAATAATATGAATGATGGTTCTGAGTTTAGGAAGCAGCAGCAACCTGATTCCCCTAGGATTGGTCCAGTTGAGGATATACATGTTGGGGAGCAGTACTTTAACCCGGTAGGTGTGGAGGGTGGCCTTCATAGCCAAAGGGCTTCTGAGTTATCAATGCTACAGTTTAACTTGCGTCACCTCACGATTCCTCATATGGGATCTGCACCACACCAGCCTCAGAGGTATACCGAAATGGAAGCTCCATGGAGCCCTGCATACTATTCTCCTAGGCATCCTGGGCACCATGATCCAAGACAATTGGCAGAGTATCCATCTTCCCCTTCTTCTGCACGTTACCGTATGCCATTGTCTGATTTAACAGAAAAAGGCTTAGATAGAATGCCAGAAGAATATTCTCGGCAGCAAGTGAGTCACCAGCCCACGTATGAACACCAGCCACAATATTCTGAAAATGTTATGTGGGTGCCAAGTGGAGCTATATCAGGTGATAAGTCTGGTTTTCCTGGTAACATTTTTCATGGCCCCAATGTCGTTGAAGGGAACAGTGTTTGTGAGAATTGCCGGATGGCTTTCCAAAGAAATCAACCGCATTTGGAGCATGGGCTTCTCCAGGTCTCTAATCCATGTGCTGAGTGTCCCCCAAATAGAGAGACTTTCATGCTGAATACAGATGCCAAGTCGCACCATGGGATTTACCCTAGTGAGCAGAATCATGATCTTCGATCTGTTTATAATGAAGCTCAAAATCATGAGAGAGGATGGATTCTGCAGAACAATTTGAATGCTCGGGTTGATGAAGTCAGAGTACATGCATCTGGAGCTCCAAGAGTGAATGATCACTACATTGGTGATGGAGCAGGCATGAATTTCCCTATGGGTCATGGTAATTTAGCTGATGGACATCCTCCTCCATCAAATTATGCTTATCACCGAGCTGGACCTGAAATGGGGAATGATGTATTGCATGACCAAGCTGTGGCTGCTGTACCCCACATGCACATACCTCCTCATGAAGAAAGTGGGATCCGGTATGGAAATTTGCCTTATGCTTATGGAGTAGATAATCTTTACCCTGTGTCACATGGAAATGTACCTGGACATGCCTTATGGAGAACTAATTCGCAGCATGTTGCTGCCCCTTATGAAGCATCCAGTGCACCTCAGCAAGTGAATGGTACAGCTAATCCAGGATTTGTCAGGCCGGAGGGTAGTCCAAGATTCTGTGTTTGCGTGGACAACCATATTCCTCGGGTAGAGTCCTCACAAAAAATATTGGGTTTTGATGGGTCAGCCATGCCAGAATATTCTTATAGCCATGCTTTAAAATTGAACCCAAACTCATTCAGTAAGGAAAGTCTCCATTCATCTCGACCCCAGCCTGAGATGGTCAACTTTGCCACCCCCTTGGGACCTGTGCCACCATCAGATTCATCTTCAACTTTGATTCATGATAAAGTGGTTTCTTCAGTAGCTCCTGGTTACAATCCTGATTCAAGAATGGATACCAGTATCACTAAAGTGGCAAGGTTGGATGGGAAAAGTATAattggagaagaaaaagaggcaaatcaagtagaaaaagtTGAGAACTCTGTATTGCAGAATATTTCTCATCTAGAGCAAATGAAAATTGATAATAACAACTGTCCGGAGACTTCTCTCGGTTCTACCAATTCAGTCTGCTTGAAGCCTGCAGAAGAGAGTGGTGCGAAACTGGGTGAAAAAGTCATTTCTGCACCTCCTGAAGATTCAAAGCTTTCAGCTGGACATTTGAATTTCTTACCTGAGTTGATTGCTTCTGTGAAGAGGGCAGCATTAGAAGAAGCTGAAGAGGTCAAAGTGAAAGTCGAAGAATGTGCTGACCTTAAAGAAGCAACTGGAAATGAAATAGAATCAGCG AATGCTCATGGGGATCAAGAGTTGGATTTTGATAATGACAATGTGGATACCTCCAAGATCGAGCCAACAAAAGCGGAGGCAGAAGCTCTTGACAGGGGATTACAG TCAATAAAGAATGATGATCTAGAGGAAATCCGGGAATTAGGTTCTGGAACGTATGGGGCTGTTTATCATGGGAAATGGAAGGGTTCTGATGTGGCAGTAAAGAGAATAAAAGCCAGTTGTTTTGCGGGGAGACCTTCTGAAAGGGAACGTTTG ATATGTAATCCTGTCATAGATTGCGGATTTCTGGAAGGAGGCTTTGATATTGAGTTCATTACATCATCCAAATGTTGTTTCTTTCTATGGAATTGTTCGTGA
- the LOC126715771 gene encoding uncharacterized protein LOC126715771 isoform X1, whose product MCNKGIVYKSQFESESENPITYQQQQPYQSVYLMMDSPTSAMGSSTPCSNDETTRVKFLCSFLGSILPRPQDGKLRYVGGETRIVCVARDISFEELMGKMRELYDGAAVLKYQQPDEDLDALVSVVNDDDVINMMEEYDKLGSGDGFTRLRIFLFSHPEQEVSPHYVDGGDDRETERRYVDALNNMNDGSEFRKQQQPDSPRIGPVEDIHVGEQYFNPVGVEGGLHSQRASELSMLQFNLRHLTIPHMGSAPHQPQRYTEMEAPWSPAYYSPRHPGHHDPRQLAEYPSSPSSARYRMPLSDLTEKGLDRMPEEYSRQQVSHQPTYEHQPQYSENVMWVPSGAISGDKSGFPGNIFHGPNVVEGNSVCENCRMAFQRNQPHLEHGLLQVSNPCAECPPNRETFMLNTDAKSHHGIYPSEQNHDLRSVYNEAQNHERGWILQNNLNARVDEVRVHASGAPRVNDHYIGDGAGMNFPMGHGNLADGHPPPSNYAYHRAGPEMGNDVLHDQAVAAVPHMHIPPHEESGIRYGNLPYAYGVDNLYPVSHGNVPGHALWRTNSQHVAAPYEASSAPQQVNGTANPGFVRPEGSPRFCVCVDNHIPRVESSQKILGFDGSAMPEYSYSHALKLNPNSFSKESLHSSRPQPEMVNFATPLGPVPPSDSSSTLIHDKVVSSVAPGYNPDSRMDTSITKVARLDGKSIIGEEKEANQVEKVENSVLQNISHLEQMKIDNNNCPETSLGSTNSVCLKPAEESGAKLGEKVISAPPEDSKLSAGHLNFLPELIASVKRAALEEAEEVKVKVEECADLKEATGNEIESANAHGDQELDFDNDNVDTSKIEPTKAEAEALDRGLQSIKNDDLEEIRELGSGTYGAVYHGKWKGSDVAVKRIKASCFAGRPSERERLIADFWKEALILSSLHHPNVVSFYGIVRDGPDGSLATVTEFMVNGSLKQFLQKKDRTIDRRKRLIIAMDAAFGMEYLHGKNIVHFDLKCENLLVNMRDPQRPVCKIGDLGLSKVKQHTLVSGGVRGTLPWMAPELLSGKSHMVTEKIDVYSFGIVMWELLTGDEPYADLHCASIIGGIVNNTLRPQSPTWCDPEWKSLMESCWASDPAARPSFSEISQKLRNMAAAMNVR is encoded by the exons ATGTGTAATAAAGGGATTGTATATAAGAGCCAGTTTGAGTCTGAGTCTGAGAATCCTATAACATATCAGCAACAACAACCTTATCAATCTGTATATTTGATGATGGATAGCCCAACATCAGCCATGGGTTCTTCAACCCCTTGTTCGAATGATGAAACCACGCGAGTTAAATTTTTGTGTAGTTTTTTGGGGAGTATATTGCCCCGTCCCCAAGACGGGAAGCTCCGGTATGTGGGCGGGGAGACCCGAATTGTTTGCGTGGCGAGAGATATTAGTTTTGAGGAGTTGATGGGTAAAATGAGGGAGCTTTATGATGGGGCGGCGGTATTGAAATACCAGCAGCCCGATGAGGATCTTGATGCTCTTGTATCGGTTGTAAATGATGATGATGTGATTAACATGATGGAAGAGTATGATAAGTTGGGTTCGGGTGATGGGTTCACTAGGCTTAGGATTTTTCTGTTTTCACATCCCGAACAAGAGGTTTCGCCCCACTATGTTGATGGTGGGGATGATAGGGAGACTGAGAGGAGGTATGTGGATGCTTTGAATAATATGAATGATGGTTCTGAGTTTAGGAAGCAGCAGCAACCTGATTCCCCTAGGATTGGTCCAGTTGAGGATATACATGTTGGGGAGCAGTACTTTAACCCGGTAGGTGTGGAGGGTGGCCTTCATAGCCAAAGGGCTTCTGAGTTATCAATGCTACAGTTTAACTTGCGTCACCTCACGATTCCTCATATGGGATCTGCACCACACCAGCCTCAGAGGTATACCGAAATGGAAGCTCCATGGAGCCCTGCATACTATTCTCCTAGGCATCCTGGGCACCATGATCCAAGACAATTGGCAGAGTATCCATCTTCCCCTTCTTCTGCACGTTACCGTATGCCATTGTCTGATTTAACAGAAAAAGGCTTAGATAGAATGCCAGAAGAATATTCTCGGCAGCAAGTGAGTCACCAGCCCACGTATGAACACCAGCCACAATATTCTGAAAATGTTATGTGGGTGCCAAGTGGAGCTATATCAGGTGATAAGTCTGGTTTTCCTGGTAACATTTTTCATGGCCCCAATGTCGTTGAAGGGAACAGTGTTTGTGAGAATTGCCGGATGGCTTTCCAAAGAAATCAACCGCATTTGGAGCATGGGCTTCTCCAGGTCTCTAATCCATGTGCTGAGTGTCCCCCAAATAGAGAGACTTTCATGCTGAATACAGATGCCAAGTCGCACCATGGGATTTACCCTAGTGAGCAGAATCATGATCTTCGATCTGTTTATAATGAAGCTCAAAATCATGAGAGAGGATGGATTCTGCAGAACAATTTGAATGCTCGGGTTGATGAAGTCAGAGTACATGCATCTGGAGCTCCAAGAGTGAATGATCACTACATTGGTGATGGAGCAGGCATGAATTTCCCTATGGGTCATGGTAATTTAGCTGATGGACATCCTCCTCCATCAAATTATGCTTATCACCGAGCTGGACCTGAAATGGGGAATGATGTATTGCATGACCAAGCTGTGGCTGCTGTACCCCACATGCACATACCTCCTCATGAAGAAAGTGGGATCCGGTATGGAAATTTGCCTTATGCTTATGGAGTAGATAATCTTTACCCTGTGTCACATGGAAATGTACCTGGACATGCCTTATGGAGAACTAATTCGCAGCATGTTGCTGCCCCTTATGAAGCATCCAGTGCACCTCAGCAAGTGAATGGTACAGCTAATCCAGGATTTGTCAGGCCGGAGGGTAGTCCAAGATTCTGTGTTTGCGTGGACAACCATATTCCTCGGGTAGAGTCCTCACAAAAAATATTGGGTTTTGATGGGTCAGCCATGCCAGAATATTCTTATAGCCATGCTTTAAAATTGAACCCAAACTCATTCAGTAAGGAAAGTCTCCATTCATCTCGACCCCAGCCTGAGATGGTCAACTTTGCCACCCCCTTGGGACCTGTGCCACCATCAGATTCATCTTCAACTTTGATTCATGATAAAGTGGTTTCTTCAGTAGCTCCTGGTTACAATCCTGATTCAAGAATGGATACCAGTATCACTAAAGTGGCAAGGTTGGATGGGAAAAGTATAattggagaagaaaaagaggcaaatcaagtagaaaaagtTGAGAACTCTGTATTGCAGAATATTTCTCATCTAGAGCAAATGAAAATTGATAATAACAACTGTCCGGAGACTTCTCTCGGTTCTACCAATTCAGTCTGCTTGAAGCCTGCAGAAGAGAGTGGTGCGAAACTGGGTGAAAAAGTCATTTCTGCACCTCCTGAAGATTCAAAGCTTTCAGCTGGACATTTGAATTTCTTACCTGAGTTGATTGCTTCTGTGAAGAGGGCAGCATTAGAAGAAGCTGAAGAGGTCAAAGTGAAAGTCGAAGAATGTGCTGACCTTAAAGAAGCAACTGGAAATGAAATAGAATCAGCG AATGCTCATGGGGATCAAGAGTTGGATTTTGATAATGACAATGTGGATACCTCCAAGATCGAGCCAACAAAAGCGGAGGCAGAAGCTCTTGACAGGGGATTACAG TCAATAAAGAATGATGATCTAGAGGAAATCCGGGAATTAGGTTCTGGAACGTATGGGGCTGTTTATCATGGGAAATGGAAGGGTTCTGATGTGGCAGTAAAGAGAATAAAAGCCAGTTGTTTTGCGGGGAGACCTTCTGAAAGGGAACGTTTG ATTGCGGATTTCTGGAAGGAGGCTTTGATATTGAGTTCATTACATCATCCAAATGTTGTTTCTTTCTATGGAATTGTTCGTGATGGTCCTGATGGATCTTTAGCAACTGTGACAGAGTTCATGGTTAATGGATCTTTAAAACAGTTTTTGCAGAAGAAAGACAG GACTATTGATCGTCGTAAGAGACTCATCATAGCTATGGATGCTGCATTTGGGATGGAGTATTTGCATGGAAAGAACATTGTACATTTTGATTTGAAATGCGAAAATTTGTTGGTGAATATGAGAGATCCACAGCGTCCTGTGTGCAAG ATTGGTGATTTGGGCTTATCAAAGGTAAAACAGCACACTTTAGTGTCAGGAGGTGTCCGTGGAACTTTACCTTGGATGGCACCTGAGCTTCTCAGTGGGAAAAGCCATATGGTGACAGAGAAG ATTGATGTTTACTCGTTTGGGATTGTTATGTGGGAGTTACTCACGGGTGATGAGCCTTATGCAGATCTGCATTGCGCTTCCATAATTG GTGGAATTGTAAACAACACATTGCGCCCACAAAGTCCAACATGGTGTGATCCTGAATGGAAGTCTCTGATGGAAAGTTGTTGGGCTTCTGATCCAGCAGCTAGGCCATCGTTTTCGGAAATCTCTCAGAAGCTGAGGAATATGGCTGCAGCGATGAATGTGAGATAA